Within the Solibacillus silvestris genome, the region GATCACCCTCTCAGGTCGGCTACGCATCGTTGCCTTGGTGAGCCGTTACCTCACCAACTAGCTAATGCGCCGCGGGTCCATCTTATAGTGACAGCCGAAACCGTCTTTCAACTTTCAAACATGTGTTAAAAAGTATTATTCGGTATTAGCCCCGGTTTCCCGGAGTTATCCCAATCTATAAGGTAGGTTACCCACGTGTTACTCACCCGTCCGCCGCTAAAATTTTAAAGGTGCAAGCACCAATAAAATTTCCGCTCGACTTGCATGTATTAGGCACGCCGCCAGCGTTCGTCCTGAGCCAGGATCAAACTCTCCATAAAAGTAGTTTGAAAGCTCATTTGCTTTGCTAGCGATCCAACTTCGTTAGAAGTTGAAATCTATTGTTTGCTTCATTTAAGAAGCTTGTTTCATTAACGTTGCTTGTTCAGTTTTCAAGGTTCATTTTGTTTCGTTGTCGTTTTAGCGACTTCTCTAATTTAACATCTCTGCTTCTTTTTGTCAACAACTTTTTTGAAAAAGTTTTTTGAAGAAATTCGAGAAGGTAATTTAGTTGTTTTCGAGTACGTCTTAGCGACATTTAATATATTACAATACTTCTAATGATTTCGTCAACACTTTTTATAAAAAAATTTTAGAGCGTTTTTAAACGCTCTGATTAATATACTATAACCCATACTCAGATTCAATATATTGTCTGTCTACATAATAGTTCCTGTGGAATATCGCTTCGTTTTTGGCAATAACCGTTTCAACCAATATTAACTCTCTTTCAATTAAATATTCAACGAACACTTCCAAGTCAACAGAGTAATAACTTAACTCCGGATGGTCATGCAGCTGTTGAATCGTCCACGAAGGTTGTGCAAGCATTGTTTCCAGAATATGTTGCGCCCCATCAGTAGTTCTGGAATTAATTAAAAACTCGCCAGCTAAAAATAATAACTCCAGACGCTTTTCCAGACTTTCGTTACTCATAATCAATTCTTCATATAATTTATAGATGGCTGGATCATTTCGTTTTACCTGGGCCCATACTGTAACTTCCGGGTAATGCCCACTATCGATAATCGATAATCTCCCTAAATGATGCAATGAAGCAACTACATGATTGTAAGCATCTAAAAAATGACCATCTTCAAATAATTCTTTTCCTTCTTTATAACGGCGGATTAACTTGGCAAACTGTATACCTGTTTTTAATTTACGACCGAAGAATGGGAACTCTTGCAATTCAGAACGCAGCTTATATAGAAACTCATTGCGGTCAAACATAACTTTTCCGTGGAAAAGCCAATCGACCAAGCGCTTATTTGAACCAATGAAAATCCATTTACGCAACCGTTCCTCCGTTAAAATATGCATCACCATTTTTGCTTCACCATATGAATAGTGTTTCGAATAAATAGGCTTATCACTTTCTTTTACAATAATTAAAAGAACCGAATCAAATGTATCGGTCATATTCTCAGCACCTTCACGCTTGTTTATCAATATTACTCCAAGCGTTTCCGGCTGACTTGCACGTTCCTGATAAATCGGTCTTAAAATATGTTCCATTGTTATCCCCCTATAAAATTTACCTTCTATATACTGTCATTGTAGATGCTATAAGATAAATTAACTATTGTAACGTCGATAAACTTTCAACCATGCTGAAAGTCCATCATTTCCTTAAATTAAATAATAGAAATCTCGTTATTTTTTCTTTCGCCATTAGTTTATAAAAACCCTTCATTTAAACATTTTAAATAGTATTACAGGATATTTAAAAGCCGCCTAATTCTTTCCTGTCTACTAATTTATATCCAATTTATGTTATAGTATATTTTAGATTAGGAGGCAATTGAAATGAAAAAATATAATAGTAAAATTAATAAGATCCGCTCTTTTGCATTATCCCTTATTTTCATCGGCTTCGTTATTATGTATGGTGCAATCTTTTTCAAAAATAATCAAATACTTGTATTAATCTTCATGACAATTGGACTTCTTTGTATAATCGGCAGTACAGCTGTATACGGCTGGATAGGATTGCTGTCTACAAAGGCCGTGCAAGTCGTCTGTCCGGAATGCGGGAAATGGACAAAAGTTTTAGGTCGTGTGGATATTTGCATGTATTGCAATGAACCACTCACTTTAGATCCTGCATTGGAAGGAAAAGAATTCAATCAAGAGTACAATAAAAATTAAATGTTCGGCAATGCTGGAGAAAAAGTATTCAAACTTTTTGCTCCAGCTTTTTTCATATAAAAAAACCTAGCAACAACCGTTACTAGGTTAAACTATTATTGAACTTTTGTTGCACCGACTGCAATACAGTCAGGACATGTACCATAGACTTCTAAACGGTGCGAATTAACTTGAAAGCCTGTTACTTGCGAAGCAAACTGCTCCACTTCATTTAATCCGGGATAGTGGAAGTCTACAATTTTACCGCAGCCATCACAAATCATGTGATAATGGTCGCCCGTTACGAAATCGAAACGACTCGCTGCATCTCCATAATTAAGCTCTTTTACTAAGCCTACTTCACGAAAGACACGTAAATTATTATAAACTGTTGCTACACTCATATTAGGAAACTTATCGCAAAGCGCCTTGTATATATCATCAGCTGTTGGGTGAATCATACTTTGAATTAAATATTCCAAAATCGCATGACGCTGAGGAGTAATTCGTACACCAGTAGTCTTTAACGTGTCCAGCGCATCCTTCAAATGCAATTCAGACATCGTCATGCACCCCTTTTCATACATATTATTAATTTGTAATTGTTATAATTAGTGTAGCGAATTTGTCCATGCATTGTCAACAATTGCTTATTCCAATCGAAATAAAAGTATTTGATAGAAAGGCTAATTGAAAATGAAAGCGATTAAAGGCTTATTCTTTCATATAGTATTCTCAATTAGTACCCTCTTAGAATATCCATCTTATTTTCTAGATCACGTTCCCCGTTCAACCATTTTTTCAGGCTTGGTTTAAAAATATCGAGACTGCGCTCTAAGTAACGCGATGAATGACTAGAAAAATGTGGTGAAAGTGTTACATTGTTCAAGTCCCATAGCAGGCTATCTGCCGGTAATGGCTCAATTTCATATACGTCCAATACAGCATGCCCAATTAGCTTGTCTTGCAAAACACCGACAAGTGTATCTGTTTCTACTAAGTCTCCCCGCCCGAAATTCATAAAGATAGCAGAACTCTTCATCAGTTCAAAATGCTCTCGAGTCAGCATATGCTTCGTTTCCTTTGTAGATGGCAGCATTGAAAGAATAATATCCGCTTTTGGTAGCTGCTCTTTTAAATCATCCAGCTTATACGTCTCATTCATATACGGTGCTTCTTTGCCTGAGCGGTTACAGCCAATTGTATGAACATCAAATGCCTGCAGAATCCGTCCTACTTCTCCACCGATTGCACCCGGACCGATAATTAAGGCTGTACTTCCATTTAACTCTGTCGGACGCGCCTTTTTATTCCATTCTTTCTTCTGCTGTTGCTCGTAAATAAACGGCAATACACGTTTCAAGGATAAAATATGAGCTAAAATTGACTCAGTCATCGGCTTCTTATGTATCCCGCGCACATTCGAAACGAGTATATTACGTTTCGCGATTGCTTCTGCCGGCATCTTTTCGATTCCAGCAGATGCTACAAAAATCCATTCCAATTTGTCTGCATGCTGCAAATGCTCTTCCTTTAAGTCTTCCCCATAGGTTACTAAAATTTCTGATTGAGCAAGTTTCTCCACATCCAGTTTCGTATCAAATAAAAAATCTGCTTGAGGAAACTCCGCCAGAAGCGGCTGTTTCAGATCCTCGCGTGGTTCAAATGTAAAATAAATCGTTACCATCAGTGATCCCCCTTTGTGCACATATTATTTTGTGCCATTTTTTAAATAGTTTAACACATCTTCAATATGGTTTTTCACCCGTACTTTTCGCCACTCTTTTTCAACAATACCCTCTTCATTAATTAAAAACGTTGTACGCTCAATGCCCATATATTCTTTTCCGAAGTTTTTCTTCAATGTCCATACACCATATTTCTCCGCAACTTCATGGTTCTCATCCACTAATAACGAAAACGGTAATCCGTGCTTTTCAATAAACTTGGTATGTTTCGCTGCATCATCCAAACTCACACCTAAAATTACAGCATTCAAATCTGAAAAGTCCTCATATTTGTCGCGGAAGTCGCAAGCCTGTGTTGTACAGCCCGGTGTTAAATCTTTCGGGTAAAAATAGAGAATAACATTTTTGCCTTTATAGTCTTCCAGCGAAATCAATTTCCCCTCCTCGTTTTGCAATGTAAATGCTGGTGCTTGTACTTTTTCTAATGTCATGTATTTTCCCTCCAAATTTTCTTCTATGATACAAAACAATGCCCGTTGCTTCAATTTCTTTGGCGTTCCCTTTCATTACATACTACAATAGATATGAAATCATTTCATGTAACCTATTTTGGAGGAATAAATTATGAATCATACTA harbors:
- a CDS encoding transcriptional repressor, whose product is MSELHLKDALDTLKTTGVRITPQRHAILEYLIQSMIHPTADDIYKALCDKFPNMSVATVYNNLRVFREVGLVKELNYGDAASRFDFVTGDHYHMICDGCGKIVDFHYPGLNEVEQFASQVTGFQVNSHRLEVYGTCPDCIAVGATKVQ
- a CDS encoding 3-phosphoglycerate dehydrogenase — translated: MVTIYFTFEPREDLKQPLLAEFPQADFLFDTKLDVEKLAQSEILVTYGEDLKEEHLQHADKLEWIFVASAGIEKMPAEAIAKRNILVSNVRGIHKKPMTESILAHILSLKRVLPFIYEQQQKKEWNKKARPTELNGSTALIIGPGAIGGEVGRILQAFDVHTIGCNRSGKEAPYMNETYKLDDLKEQLPKADIILSMLPSTKETKHMLTREHFELMKSSAIFMNFGRGDLVETDTLVGVLQDKLIGHAVLDVYEIEPLPADSLLWDLNNVTLSPHFSSHSSRYLERSLDIFKPSLKKWLNGERDLENKMDILRGY
- a CDS encoding peroxiredoxin; translation: MTLEKVQAPAFTLQNEEGKLISLEDYKGKNVILYFYPKDLTPGCTTQACDFRDKYEDFSDLNAVILGVSLDDAAKHTKFIEKHGLPFSLLVDENHEVAEKYGVWTLKKNFGKEYMGIERTTFLINEEGIVEKEWRKVRVKNHIEDVLNYLKNGTK